The following are from one region of the Mycolicibacterium diernhoferi genome:
- the dnaN gene encoding DNA polymerase III subunit beta, with product MVTTNVGLTDLKFRLVREDFADAVAWVARSLPSRPTVPVLAGVLLTGSDDGLTISGYDYETSAEVRVAAEIASPGSVLVSGRLLSDITRSLPAKPVDVSVEGTRVSLSCGSARFSLPTMAVEDYPSLPALPDETGVVSADLFGEAIGQVAVAAGRDDTLPMLTGIRVEISGDKVVLAATDRFRLAVRELTWSTGSAGIEAAVLVPAKTLSEAAKTGTDGTEVHLALGAGAAVGKEGLLGIRSNGKRTTTRLLDAEFPKFRQLLPTEHTAVATVGVAELTEAIKRVALVADRGAQVRLEFSEDGVRLSAGADDVGRAEEDLQVDFAGEPLTIAFNPTYLTDGLGSLRSERVTFGFTTPSRPAVLRPAGENGVEAGATGPFPAEQTDYVYLLMPVRLPG from the coding sequence GTGGTGACGACGAATGTTGGTCTCACCGATTTGAAGTTCCGTCTGGTACGCGAGGATTTTGCCGATGCGGTGGCATGGGTGGCGCGCAGCTTGCCGTCACGGCCGACCGTTCCGGTGCTCGCCGGCGTGCTGCTGACCGGTTCCGACGATGGTCTGACAATCTCCGGGTACGACTACGAGACATCGGCAGAAGTTCGTGTCGCAGCTGAAATCGCTTCTCCGGGAAGCGTTTTGGTTTCCGGCAGGCTGCTCTCGGATATCACCCGCTCGCTGCCGGCCAAGCCCGTCGACGTCAGTGTCGAGGGCACCCGGGTCTCGCTGAGCTGCGGTAGCGCCCGCTTCTCGCTGCCGACGATGGCCGTCGAGGATTATCCGTCGCTGCCGGCGCTGCCGGACGAGACCGGTGTGGTTTCGGCCGATCTGTTCGGCGAGGCGATCGGTCAGGTGGCGGTTGCCGCAGGTCGCGACGACACGCTGCCCATGCTGACCGGTATCCGGGTCGAAATTTCCGGCGACAAGGTCGTTTTGGCAGCCACCGACCGATTCCGGCTCGCGGTCCGCGAACTCACCTGGTCCACCGGCTCGGCCGGTATCGAGGCCGCCGTGCTGGTCCCGGCTAAGACCCTGTCGGAGGCCGCCAAGACCGGCACCGACGGCACCGAGGTGCACCTGGCGCTCGGCGCCGGCGCCGCCGTCGGCAAGGAGGGCCTGCTGGGCATCCGCAGCAACGGCAAGCGCACCACGACCCGGCTGCTCGACGCCGAGTTCCCGAAGTTCCGCCAGCTGCTGCCCACCGAGCACACCGCGGTCGCCACCGTCGGGGTCGCCGAACTGACCGAGGCGATCAAGCGTGTGGCCCTGGTGGCCGATCGCGGTGCACAGGTCCGGCTCGAGTTCAGCGAGGACGGCGTCCGGCTGTCGGCAGGCGCCGATGACGTCGGCCGCGCCGAGGAAGACCTGCAGGTCGATTTCGCCGGTGAGCCCCTGACCATTGCCTTCAACCCGACCTACCTGACCGACGGCCTGGGGTCGTTGCGTTCGGAGCGGGTGACTTTCGGTTTCACCACCCCGAGCCGACCGGCGGTGCTGCGGCCCGCGGGCGAGAATGGTGTCGAGGCCGGCGCGACGGGGCCCTTCCCCGCCGAGCAGACCGATTACGTCTATCTGTTGATGCCGGTGCGCCTCCCGGGCTGA